A genomic stretch from Oreochromis niloticus isolate F11D_XX linkage group LG11, O_niloticus_UMD_NMBU, whole genome shotgun sequence includes:
- the erfl1 gene encoding ETS domain-containing transcription factor ERF — protein MDCNCVSDLLLPPVPALWTPGIAFPEWAYKPESSPGSRQIQLWHFILELLQKEEYQGVIAWQGDYGEFVIKDPDEVARLWGIRKCKPHMNYDKLSRALRYYYNKRILHKTKGKRFTYKFNFSKVVLVNYPILDMASSPFFLAQNHFNGGSTTPDCSPEAIQSLFPRLPDTSRGTSLFDRGTTAPGPEGDKLRLDSFPFLSSGAPCYSKPPSLLGPYPRNPPFDYPWGFNPYLPGAFSLNNCPKLPPGSLYPSQFYPNPLQSSLSQLPHPFSSLLPPGEAGGGEREQRGKLAGQMAQRVVSRPDSACRRTKAACRWVGQTLAAG, from the exons GGATCGCCTTCCCAGAGTGGGCCTACAAGCCCGAGTCGAGCCCCGGCTCCAGACAGATCCAGCTGTGGCACTTCATCCTAGAGCTCCTGCAGAAGGAAGAGTACCAAGGGGTGATAGCCTGGCAGGGAGACTATGGGGAGTTTGTCATCAAGGACCCAGATGAGGTGGCCCGACTGTGGGGTATAAGGAAATGCAAACCTCACATGAATTATGACAAACTGAGCAGGGCTCTGAG GTATTACTACAACAAGCGTATTTTGCACAAAACCAAAGGGAAGCGTTTCACCTACAAGTTTAACTTCAGTAAGGTTGTGCTGGTGAACTACCCCATCCTGGACATGGCTAGCTCGCCCTTCTTCCTGGCCCAGAACCATTTCAACGGGGGCTCCACCACACCAGACTGCAGCCCAGAG GCCATACAGTCCTTGTTTCCTCGTTTGCCAGACACCAGCAGAGGAACCTCCCTTTTCGATCGGGGGACCACAGCACCAGGACCTGAAGGGGACAAACTGAGACTGGACTCATTTCCTTTTCTAAGTTCAG GTGCACCGTGCTATTCAAAACCCCCGTCCCTGCTGGGCCCGTACCCTCGCAACCCACCCTTTGACTACCCCTGGGGCTTCAATCCCTACCTCCCAGGAGCCTTCTCTCTCAACAACTGCCCCAAACTGCCCCCTGGCTCCCTCTACCCCTCCCAGTTTTACCCCAACCCCTTGCAGAGCAGCCTTTCACAGCTGCCTCACCCCTTCTCCTCCCTGCTCCCGCCTGGAGAGGCAGGTGGGGGTGAGAGGGAGCAGCGGGGCAAACTGGCGGGACAAATGGCACAGCGGGTGGTCAGCCGGCCAGACTCTGCCTGCCGCCGTACCAAGGCAGCCTGTCGATGGGTCGGACAGACATTGGCAGCGGGGTGA